The sequence GGGCTACACCCCTGTCCGGAGCCGGGACCGAGCAGGACGGACAGGACGGACAGCCGACCCCGGGTCCGCACGAGGCCTGTTCCGGGCGCGGCGGGGCAGCGGGTCATTCACGGGCAAGGGACTCCCCTCGTGGTCCCCTGCCCGTGTTTTTTCGAGTTAACAGTGACGTAGAGTGTTTACGCAAGCTCAGTTCCGACTCCGAGGTGATCGTGGAGGCCCGGATGGCCAAGGACGACGGCGACGCACGCGGTCCGGAGCCCGTCGGCGCCCCCGGCCCGGACGAGCTGCCCCGCCTCGGCTCGCTGCGGGAGAAGGTCGAGTACATGGTCGAGAAGACCTTCCCCGGCCAGAAGATCTCGGGCCGGGTCTTCGCCGAACTGGTCCGCGACCGCGGCGGCTCGCTGTCGCACAGCTACTTCTCCAACATCCTGGCCGGCAAGGTCACCCAGCCGTCCGAGGACATCCTCAAGGCCCTCGGGCTCGGGTTCGGCGTGGACTGGCGCTTCTTCAAGGAGGAGTCCGAGGTCGTCGACGACGTCGTCGCCGGGCTCCAGTTCCTGGCCAAGCGGCGCACCGGCGAGATCAGCGGCCTGGCCGGCCGGGGTCTGGACGACGACGGGCTCCCGCCGGAACTGCTGCGGTTCGCCCTGTCCCTGCTGGAGGACGCCGCCCGCGAGAAGGACGGCCCCGGAAGCGGGGGAACGGGTGGAGCGGCGGGAGAGATTCCACGGTGAAGCACGCCGCCGGGGGCCCGGCAGCGTAGCGTCTTCGGCATGTCCCTGCGGAAACTGCGGAAAGAGTGCGAGGCCGGGCTCGCCGACCTGCCCCTCCCGGTTCCCTTCACCCTGGACGGGCTCGTCGCGAAAATGGAGGCGGCCGGCGGGCGCACGATCCGGCTGCACGAGATGCCGGACCGCCTCGCCCGTGTCAACGCCGCCTGCGGGCTGCGCCTGAAGGCCGGCCCCACCAGCCTCGTCCTCTACCGCCGCAGACCGACCGCGTACCAGACCCAGCACGTGATCCTGCACGAGCTGTGCCACGAGTGGTTCGACCACGGCACGACGCTCGACGCGGACCAACTGCGCACGCTCCTGCCGGTCTTCGACACCTCGCTGATCGCCCGGATGATCTCGCCGGCCGCCGCCGAGTCCTTCGCCTCCGGCGGCGGCACCGTCCAGGCCCGCGCCCAGTACGACACCCATGACGAACGCATGGCCGAATTCGGTGCCTCTCTGATCCCCCGGATGGCACGGGACCTCACCACCGATGACATGGTGGGGCGGCTGGACAACTCCCTGTCCCGCCCGGTGGCACACCGGCGGCGCGGCCTCTTCCCCGGAAGACGACCCAGCGGCGACTGACACGTGCCATCAGCCCCCGTACGCGGCCCCACCCCCGCGCCCGACCCCCGAGGACGAACACCGCCGTGACCCCCCTCGATCTCGCCGGCTACCTCATAGCGGGCCTGATGACGGCCGTTGCCCTGTGGCGTATGCCCGCTGCCCTGTGGGGCGACGAGGAGGACCGCAGACGCCGGGCCCTGTGGGGCTGCTACGCGGGATTCGCCGTCGCCCTGTGGACGAAGACCGAGGCGGTGCGCATCGGCCTCAACAACAGCGCCGTCACCGACCTCGCCGTCCTCATCAAGCACTACACCGCCACGGCGGCAATTCTGGCCATCCTCAGCTACATCGTGGCCATCTACGGCAGCTACCCCGAAGAGGGCGCGGTCCCCCGTCACGTACGGTTCGCGCGGCTCGTCCAGAAGCTGGCGGCCAAGGCCTCCGTCGCCACGCTGATCCTGCTGACGGTCCTGTTCTTCACCGTCGTCGACCGCTCCGAGCCCTCGGACCGCTTCGTCTCCGACCACGCCGGGGAGTGGGGCGCCACGCTCTACATGAGCGTCTTCTACCTCTACCTGGGGGCCGCGTCCGCCGTCTGCGCCTTCCAGTGGGCGCTGGCCACCCTCGACGCCCGCCGCCGCCACCTGCGCGTCGGGCTCGGGATGATGACCTTCGCGATGTTCATCGGCGTCGGATACACCGTCAGCCGCACGCTCTTCCTCTGGATCAGCGTGGCCGACGAGCCGACCGAGGCGTTCGCCCTGCGCTTCGACCGGATCACCGAGGCGGCGCAGCTCGTGCTGTTCGCCTTCTTCGCCCTCGGGGCCTCCGTCCCGGCGTTCGCGGCCGGGGCACGCCGGGCCAGGCTGTGGCGGGCCCAGGTCCGACTGCACTCCCTCTGGTACGAGTTGATGACCGCGTTCCCGGAGCAGCCGTTCGACCCGCCGGCGTCGCTGCCCCGCGAGCTGACCCGCTTCAACGTCCCCGCCGACCTGCGGGTGGACCGCTGGGCCGCCGACATCGCGGACGCCGCCGAGAAGCTGCGCCACTACGTGCCCGACGGACTGCTCGACGCCGCCGGGCGGGCCGCCGCCCGCGACACGGACGATCCGCGCCGCGCCGCGCCCCTCACCGACGCCTACTGGATGCGGGCCGCCCTGCTCGCCAAGGAGTCCGGCGCGCCGGCCGGGGGCGCCGCGACGGTCGCCTCCCAGCACGCCGCGGACCAGGACGGCGAGGTGGCCCGGCTGGTCCGGGTCGCCGCCGCGTACCGGACGGTCGACGAGGAGCGCGCCCGCGCCGTCCTCGCCGCCGCGACGGCCGGAACCGGCCGCGGCACCACCACCCGCACGACGGAGACGAGCGCATGACCGGCGGCACGCGGACCACGACCGGCGAGGGCATCCCCACC is a genomic window of Streptomyces sp. YPW6 containing:
- a CDS encoding MAB_1171c family putative transporter: MTPLDLAGYLIAGLMTAVALWRMPAALWGDEEDRRRRALWGCYAGFAVALWTKTEAVRIGLNNSAVTDLAVLIKHYTATAAILAILSYIVAIYGSYPEEGAVPRHVRFARLVQKLAAKASVATLILLTVLFFTVVDRSEPSDRFVSDHAGEWGATLYMSVFYLYLGAASAVCAFQWALATLDARRRHLRVGLGMMTFAMFIGVGYTVSRTLFLWISVADEPTEAFALRFDRITEAAQLVLFAFFALGASVPAFAAGARRARLWRAQVRLHSLWYELMTAFPEQPFDPPASLPRELTRFNVPADLRVDRWAADIADAAEKLRHYVPDGLLDAAGRAAARDTDDPRRAAPLTDAYWMRAALLAKESGAPAGGAATVASQHAADQDGEVARLVRVAAAYRTVDEERARAVLAAATAGTGRGTTTRTTETSA
- a CDS encoding toxin — translated: MSLRKLRKECEAGLADLPLPVPFTLDGLVAKMEAAGGRTIRLHEMPDRLARVNAACGLRLKAGPTSLVLYRRRPTAYQTQHVILHELCHEWFDHGTTLDADQLRTLLPVFDTSLIARMISPAAAESFASGGGTVQARAQYDTHDERMAEFGASLIPRMARDLTTDDMVGRLDNSLSRPVAHRRRGLFPGRRPSGD